The Erythrobacter aurantius genome includes a window with the following:
- the nusA gene encoding transcription termination factor NusA: MASAISANKAELLAIANAVASEKMIDKSIVIEAMEEAIQKSARNRYGAENDIRAKLDPQTGDLTLWRVVEVVEEVDDYFKQVDLKQAEKLQPGAAVGDFIVDPLPPVDLGRIDAQSAKQVIFQKVRDAERERQYEEFKDRAGEIITGVIKSVEFGHVIVNLGRAEGVIRRDQQIPREAARVGERVRALITKVERNNRGPQIFLSRAHPDFMKKLFAQEVPEIYDGIIEIKAAARDPGSRAKIGVISRDSSIDPVGACVGMKGSRVQAVVQELQGEKIDIIPWSEDTATFVVNALQPATVARVVLDEEDGRIEVVVPDDQLSLAIGRRGQNVRLASQLTGHQIDIMTEEEASEKRSKEFAERSKMFEEELDVDETLSQLLVAEGFAMLEEVAYVEMSELAAIEGFDEELAEELQSRAIEAIERQEEAHRQVRRELGVEDALAEMPHLTEAMLVTLGKAGIKTLDDLADLATDELIAKKREAPRRRGNADGPPQRRSQREGDKGGVLGEYGLSEEQGNEIIMAARAHWFEDEEPAQETSGSPESQEAADADSTQ; encoded by the coding sequence ATGGCCAGTGCCATTTCCGCCAACAAGGCTGAACTGCTCGCGATTGCGAACGCCGTTGCATCGGAAAAGATGATCGACAAGTCGATCGTCATCGAAGCGATGGAAGAAGCGATCCAGAAATCGGCGCGCAACCGCTATGGTGCCGAAAACGATATCCGCGCCAAGCTGGACCCGCAGACCGGTGATCTGACGCTGTGGCGTGTGGTCGAGGTGGTCGAGGAAGTGGACGACTACTTCAAGCAGGTCGATCTCAAGCAGGCCGAGAAGCTTCAGCCGGGCGCTGCCGTCGGCGATTTCATCGTCGATCCGCTGCCGCCGGTCGATCTGGGCCGTATCGACGCACAGTCGGCCAAGCAGGTGATCTTCCAGAAGGTCCGCGATGCCGAGCGCGAGCGTCAGTACGAAGAATTCAAGGATCGCGCGGGCGAAATCATCACCGGCGTGATCAAGTCGGTCGAATTCGGCCATGTGATCGTGAACCTTGGCCGTGCCGAAGGTGTTATCCGTCGCGACCAGCAGATCCCGCGCGAAGCCGCCCGTGTCGGCGAGCGCGTGCGCGCGCTGATCACCAAGGTCGAACGCAACAACCGTGGGCCGCAGATCTTCCTGTCCCGTGCGCATCCTGACTTCATGAAGAAGCTGTTCGCGCAGGAAGTGCCCGAGATCTACGACGGCATCATCGAGATCAAGGCCGCCGCCCGCGATCCGGGCAGCCGCGCCAAGATCGGCGTGATCAGCCGGGATTCGAGCATTGACCCGGTCGGCGCATGCGTCGGCATGAAGGGCAGCCGCGTGCAGGCTGTCGTGCAGGAACTGCAGGGCGAAAAGATCGACATCATTCCGTGGTCGGAAGACACCGCCACCTTCGTCGTCAACGCGTTGCAGCCGGCAACCGTCGCGCGCGTGGTGCTGGACGAGGAAGACGGCCGCATCGAAGTCGTCGTGCCTGACGATCAGCTTTCGCTCGCCATCGGGCGTCGCGGCCAGAACGTGCGTCTGGCCAGCCAGCTGACCGGCCACCAGATCGACATCATGACCGAGGAAGAAGCTTCGGAGAAGCGTTCGAAGGAATTCGCCGAACGCTCCAAGATGTTCGAGGAAGAGCTCGACGTCGACGAAACCCTGTCGCAGCTGCTTGTAGCCGAAGGCTTCGCGATGCTCGAAGAAGTCGCCTATGTCGAAATGTCCGAACTGGCCGCGATCGAAGGCTTTGACGAAGAGCTCGCCGAAGAACTTCAAAGCCGCGCGATCGAGGCGATCGAGCGTCAGGAAGAAGCGCACCGCCAGGTTCGTCGCGAACTGGGCGTCGAAGACGCGCTGGCCGAAATGCCGCACCTGACCGAAGCGATGCTGGTCACACTCGGCAAGGCGGGGATCAAGACGCTCGACGATCTGGCCGATTTGGCCACCGACGAACTGATCGCCAAGAAGCGCGAAGCACCGCGTCGCCGTGGCAATGCCGACGGTCCGCCGCAGCGTCGTTCGCAGCGTGAAGGCGACAAGGGCGGCGTGCTGGGCGAATACGGCCTCAGTGAAGAGCAGGGCAACGAGATCATCATGGCTGCCCGCGCACACTGGTTCGAAGACGAAGAGCCCGCTCAGGAAACTTCCGGTTCGCCGGAAAGTCAGGAGGCCGCCGATGCGGACTCCACCCAATGA
- the rimP gene encoding ribosome maturation protein RimP translates to MTDIARLIELIEPEANALGFELVRVQMMQSEAGDGGEALQIMAEDPATGQLIIEQCAALSRRVSEMIDAREEAGEVLVEGAYHLEVSSPGIDRPLTREKDFANWAGHEARIVMRKGFDGQRTYKGELGGITGGMVTITDAKAGEVTLPRDEIHSAKLVLTDALIAATRPIDTTGAEDIVEETEEKADD, encoded by the coding sequence ATGACCGATATCGCGCGCCTGATCGAGCTCATCGAACCGGAGGCAAATGCCCTGGGGTTCGAGCTCGTGCGCGTGCAGATGATGCAATCCGAAGCCGGCGACGGCGGCGAGGCGCTTCAGATCATGGCTGAAGACCCGGCAACCGGGCAATTGATCATCGAGCAATGCGCCGCCTTGTCGCGCCGTGTTTCGGAAATGATCGATGCGCGCGAGGAAGCGGGCGAGGTCCTGGTCGAAGGGGCCTATCACCTCGAAGTGTCGTCGCCCGGCATTGACCGTCCGCTCACCCGCGAAAAGGATTTCGCCAACTGGGCCGGACACGAGGCGCGCATCGTGATGCGCAAGGGATTTGACGGCCAGCGCACTTACAAGGGCGAACTGGGCGGGATCACAGGCGGCATGGTGACGATCACCGATGCCAAGGCGGGTGAAGTCACGCTTCCCCGCGATGAAATTCACAGCGCCAAGCTCGTCCTGACGGACGCGTTGATCGCTGCTACCAGACCCATCGACACCACTGGTGCCGAGGATATTGTCGAAGAAACAGAAGAAAAGGCAGACGACTGA
- a CDS encoding PilZ domain-containing protein codes for MQFDRVPGPTLIDNDPEQIVGRRHAPRLRLSIPARLLTLDGASRCILVNLSRTGAHIGLKQPLAAGARAILQVDGIDSFGFVTRCDIGPNGGSNGFEFEDPLSDAEVLAMRQYAEGLERYLEARLRRQAEAWVEGKI; via the coding sequence ATGCAGTTTGACCGTGTCCCTGGGCCGACTTTAATCGACAATGACCCCGAACAGATCGTGGGTCGTCGCCATGCGCCTCGTTTGCGTTTGTCGATCCCTGCGCGACTGTTGACCCTTGACGGAGCTTCGCGCTGCATCCTCGTCAACTTGTCGCGTACAGGCGCTCACATCGGCCTCAAGCAACCTCTGGCTGCTGGTGCAAGAGCGATCCTGCAGGTTGATGGCATCGACAGTTTCGGTTTTGTGACGCGCTGCGACATCGGCCCGAATGGCGGTTCGAACGGTTTCGAATTCGAAGATCCTCTGAGCGATGCGGAAGTCCTGGCCATGCGGCAATACGCCGAGGGTCTGGAAAGATATTTGGAGGCGCGTCTGCGCCGCCAAGCTGAAGCCTGGGTCGAAGGCAAGATCTAG
- a CDS encoding PilZ domain-containing protein: MEQQRLETAERAAPRLPLSLPGTLLAVTGNQNCILVNLSRTGVLIALPEPLKLGAEGYLRCGPIDHFMVVTRKQTGMNALSFDIPVDDHFVFGIRQYQEGQAEREQEEMIEAVMAWTSGKGLR, encoded by the coding sequence ATGGAACAGCAACGACTCGAGACAGCAGAACGCGCCGCTCCGCGCCTGCCCTTGTCCCTGCCCGGAACGCTTTTGGCCGTGACCGGCAACCAGAACTGCATTCTCGTGAACCTGTCGCGCACCGGTGTGCTGATCGCGCTGCCCGAACCTTTGAAGTTGGGGGCGGAGGGCTATCTGCGTTGCGGCCCGATCGATCATTTCATGGTCGTCACCCGCAAGCAAACGGGCATGAACGCGCTGTCTTTCGACATACCGGTGGACGATCATTTCGTTTTCGGGATCCGCCAGTATCAGGAAGGGCAGGCCGAACGCGAACAGGAAGAAATGATCGAAGCGGTGATGGCCTGGACGTCAGGCAAGGGCCTCCGCTAA
- the pspF gene encoding phage shock protein operon transcriptional activator, with the protein MERENQFIGQSGAFLDAVERASRAAPMSRPVLVIGERGTGKELIAERLHRLSNRWDAPLVTMNCAALPETLIEAELFGHEAGAFTGATKARAGRFEEADRGTLFLDELGTLSMGAQERLLRAVEYGEVTRIGSSRPIRVDVRIVAATNDDLPALAESGEFRADLLDRLSFEVITLPPLRVREGDVGVLAEYFARRMAAELDWHRWPGFAPHVMEQLENYEWPGNVRELRNVVERAVYRWDNPDMAVAHVQFDPFESPWKPLTPNHRRADSKPPFAANNSGGPQPNGAVPPGVDFEQIDDLRAAVDAHERAIVEHALGKHRWNQRQTAKALGLSYDQLRHAIKKHGLMEEGE; encoded by the coding sequence TTGGAGCGCGAGAACCAGTTTATCGGCCAGTCCGGCGCCTTCCTCGACGCGGTGGAACGCGCCAGCCGCGCCGCACCCATGAGCCGCCCCGTGCTGGTGATCGGCGAACGCGGAACCGGCAAGGAGTTGATCGCCGAACGTCTTCACCGCCTCTCCAACCGCTGGGACGCGCCGCTCGTCACCATGAACTGCGCGGCCTTGCCCGAAACCCTGATCGAAGCTGAATTGTTCGGCCACGAAGCGGGCGCCTTCACCGGTGCTACCAAAGCGCGAGCCGGAAGGTTCGAAGAAGCCGACAGGGGCACGTTGTTCCTCGACGAACTGGGCACTTTGTCGATGGGCGCGCAAGAACGGCTGTTGAGGGCGGTCGAATACGGCGAGGTGACGCGCATCGGATCATCGCGCCCGATCCGGGTCGATGTCCGGATTGTCGCGGCCACCAATGACGATTTGCCCGCTCTAGCCGAAAGCGGAGAATTCCGCGCCGACCTGCTCGACCGGCTAAGCTTTGAAGTGATCACCCTGCCGCCGCTGCGCGTTCGCGAAGGCGATGTCGGCGTTCTGGCCGAATATTTCGCGCGGCGCATGGCGGCTGAACTCGATTGGCACCGCTGGCCCGGATTTGCTCCGCATGTGATGGAGCAGCTCGAAAATTACGAATGGCCCGGCAACGTCCGCGAATTGCGCAATGTCGTGGAGCGCGCCGTCTATCGCTGGGACAATCCCGACATGGCTGTCGCCCATGTCCAGTTCGATCCGTTCGAAAGCCCGTGGAAGCCGCTGACGCCCAATCATCGGCGAGCAGACAGCAAACCGCCGTTCGCGGCAAACAACAGCGGTGGGCCGCAACCCAACGGTGCGGTTCCGCCCGGTGTCGATTTCGAGCAGATCGACGATCTTCGCGCCGCCGTTGACGCGCATGAACGCGCGATTGTCGAGCATGCGCTTGGGAAACACCGTTGGAACCAGCGCCAGACGGCCAAGGCGCTGGGCCTGAGCTATGACCAGCTGCGCCACGCGATCAAGAAGCACGGCCTGATGGAAGAAGGTGAGTGA
- the pspA gene encoding phage shock protein PspA, giving the protein MSRLDAEIEALRRSPTPTQNYGRGDKGEDSQRQSTNPFLDGVAFMGIFSRTRDIIAANFNDLLDNADDPSKMIRMIILEMEETLVEVRASAARTIADQKEMRRHVMKLDKLQADWADKAQLALSKDREDLARAALVEKKKAGDMGDQLKQEIAVLDDALRAYEDDIAKLQHRLREARSRQTQIAARLESAENRVKLRTLMSTERTDEALARFDQLERRVDYAEGRADAISIGEKGTPSLADEIAALEGQDAIDDELAAMKKALGKPDAKEG; this is encoded by the coding sequence CTGTCGCGGCTCGATGCCGAAATCGAAGCCTTGCGCCGCAGCCCCACTCCGACGCAGAATTACGGCCGAGGCGACAAGGGTGAAGACTCGCAGCGCCAAAGCACCAACCCGTTCCTAGATGGAGTAGCCTTTATGGGCATTTTCAGCCGCACCCGTGACATCATTGCCGCGAACTTCAACGATCTGCTGGATAATGCGGACGACCCTTCGAAGATGATCCGCATGATCATCCTCGAAATGGAGGAGACGCTGGTTGAAGTCCGGGCAAGCGCGGCACGCACGATTGCCGACCAGAAGGAAATGCGCCGCCATGTCATGAAGCTCGACAAGCTTCAGGCCGACTGGGCCGACAAGGCGCAGCTCGCGCTGTCGAAAGACCGCGAAGACCTGGCCCGCGCCGCTCTGGTCGAAAAGAAGAAGGCCGGCGACATGGGCGATCAGCTCAAGCAGGAAATCGCCGTGCTCGACGACGCGTTGCGCGCCTATGAGGATGACATCGCGAAATTGCAGCACCGCCTGCGCGAAGCCCGCAGCCGCCAGACGCAGATCGCCGCCCGCCTCGAAAGCGCGGAAAACCGCGTCAAGCTGCGCACGCTGATGAGCACCGAACGCACTGACGAGGCGCTCGCCCGTTTCGACCAGCTCGAACGCCGCGTCGATTACGCCGAAGGCCGCGCCGACGCGATTTCGATCGGTGAAAAGGGCACACCTTCGCTCGCCGACGAAATCGCCGCGCTCGAAGGGCAGGACGCGATCGACGATGAACTTGCAGCAATGAAGAAAGCGCTCGGCAAGCCCGACGCGAAAGAGGGGTAA
- the pspB gene encoding envelope stress response membrane protein PspB → MEEIIIIPAVLIGLPWLILHYVTKWKTAATITTDDEVLLEELYNLAKRLDERMDTVERLVATDDPDFHPVKRLQADQETDNQQLRELEQLIAEKKGTRA, encoded by the coding sequence ATGGAAGAGATCATCATCATTCCCGCCGTACTCATCGGCCTGCCGTGGCTCATCCTCCACTATGTCACCAAGTGGAAGACCGCCGCGACCATCACCACCGATGACGAAGTGCTGCTCGAGGAACTCTACAACCTCGCCAAGCGGCTGGATGAACGGATGGACACGGTCGAGCGGCTCGTCGCCACCGACGATCCCGATTTCCACCCGGTCAAGCGCCTGCAGGCCGACCAGGAAACCGACAACCAGCAGCTGCGTGAACTCGAACAGCTGATCGCCGAAAAGAAAGGAACCCGCGCATGA
- the pspC gene encoding envelope stress response membrane protein PspC: MNSPRTTLYRDSHNAKLMGVCSGISEYTGVDTFWIRLGAIGLTIFALGPVAILAYLIAGFVLKKKPPHLYRDTQEEQYWQRVRQSPKRTAREIRARFRDIDRRLADVETYYVSNNPRLTAEIEQLR; the protein is encoded by the coding sequence ATGAACAGCCCCCGCACGACGCTTTACCGCGACAGCCACAATGCCAAGCTGATGGGCGTGTGTTCGGGTATCTCCGAATACACCGGAGTGGATACGTTCTGGATCCGTCTTGGCGCCATCGGCTTGACGATTTTTGCACTCGGCCCAGTAGCCATACTTGCCTATCTGATCGCCGGTTTCGTTCTCAAGAAGAAGCCGCCGCACCTCTACCGCGATACGCAGGAAGAGCAGTACTGGCAGCGCGTCCGGCAGAGCCCGAAGCGCACGGCCCGCGAAATCCGCGCGCGCTTCCGCGATATCGACCGCCGCCTTGCCGACGTTGAAACCTATTACGTCAGCAACAATCCGCGCCTGACGGCAGAAATCGAACAGCTGCGCTGA
- a CDS encoding SufE family protein: MRTLDDILEEYEFLEGDERYSLLIELGRELEPMPDALKTDATLVRGCSAAVWVYPTEQSAEDEQRLHFLADSNAAITKGIVALVIAAVQDKPAGEVAAMDVTGALAPFDLKNQLSSNRTQGVPNMIALVQEHAARIAGN; encoded by the coding sequence ATGCGAACCCTCGATGACATCCTTGAAGAATACGAATTTCTCGAAGGCGACGAACGCTATTCGCTGCTGATCGAACTGGGCCGGGAACTGGAACCCATGCCCGATGCGCTGAAAACCGATGCCACTCTGGTGCGCGGGTGTTCGGCGGCGGTGTGGGTCTATCCCACCGAACAGAGCGCAGAGGACGAACAGCGCCTGCATTTCCTCGCCGACAGCAACGCCGCCATCACCAAGGGTATCGTCGCGCTGGTGATCGCCGCGGTTCAGGACAAGCCCGCCGGCGAAGTCGCGGCGATGGATGTGACGGGCGCGCTTGCTCCGTTCGACCTCAAGAACCAGTTGTCGAGCAATCGCACGCAGGGCGTCCCCAATATGATCGCGCTGGTGCAGGAACACGCCGCCCGGATAGCGGGGAACTGA
- a CDS encoding YbaN family protein gives MRRLYLAAGILFVALGAVGAVLPLLPTVPFLLLAAFCFARSNPEWERRILEHPVWGPQVREWHERRAIPRRAKVAAIATLVAGVGFTWVTLGHPWVWISVTVLVVIGGWIATRNG, from the coding sequence ATGCGGCGGCTCTATCTTGCCGCCGGGATCCTGTTTGTCGCCTTGGGCGCGGTGGGCGCGGTGCTGCCGCTGTTGCCGACTGTCCCCTTCCTGCTGCTGGCCGCATTCTGCTTCGCACGCAGCAATCCCGAATGGGAGCGCCGCATTCTCGAACATCCCGTTTGGGGGCCGCAGGTGCGCGAATGGCACGAACGCCGCGCAATCCCGCGCCGCGCCAAAGTCGCCGCGATCGCGACGTTGGTGGCGGGCGTCGGCTTTACCTGGGTGACTTTGGGCCATCCCTGGGTGTGGATTTCGGTGACGGTGCTGGTGGTGATCGGCGGCTGGATCGCGACACGCAACGGATAG